One stretch of Penaeus vannamei isolate JL-2024 chromosome 7, ASM4276789v1, whole genome shotgun sequence DNA includes these proteins:
- the LOC113822452 gene encoding tudor domain-containing protein 1, which produces MAVQMQGWNPNEVEDALAGWDPRKEHYMSYQSSAVESEGPLANFSRSANLARTKENVSEPYGLYVKNVPLHMKPENLQHLFSEYGKVLSVYVRKHKPEQSNFRTTWAIIKVESMREVIAMIGGLNDKPPLNLKVELSLTEEERARRRREKDLEQQYQQEMEEVTASRIGASSVPVQGGIGAKQQTPWEVQTKGAGRGRVLSSMYESSNPGIGERVNKSSPYSKGLSDQRYESPASRSSEVSKPVDDAVVEIGCGSVAVGYRRPRPCVACGVLGQLRCSVCKAWYCGKLCQVDDWFYHREKCSPPPPLEDADSYSNYLLLDSQKKHTSEVSQSMQSKGNIGNEHRLLAPDIQNPSFTSNEDDGPVPSETIRSIVQEAVGTSFTQNGQDAKISAGWKEQDYSTNTKDTRLNQVSEKGMSSRKINGHSQKIPTGKLRRPYHAIDDFGNGEPSVSPVKDAREGSQNSSADQLLNGSRSEEVITPDTKSLSTNKVEKSNVTETQDTTLSRLSNGPPATLSNGSLPPEQRTLAEKVQVGCEYQGAIISNKGDYRTFTLTLMVESSDSVLDQVLEVLPSIPMDPDFKAVRGSLVAALSKQDGSWYRAYVHDIEEGEYSVCHIDFGDVEKVEKVKALPPGPLKDFPGHSMIGKLHSLVRPEYQKELEALIVPDKQITIQVMGKKTSSLKVGVKSENSGEILAYYILRSWYTGLPNLAHQITPTGSFYDVEVNNNSKSSPIKGSAPHETHVATTKQTSERAADVCQFVPHSVLVSGVVKQKGNDLLNTGSKVGGTHKKLEIGSKTDKPLEHSSPKSMGDMQETSQSDRTIGDGESKQDSGGLSTPKGKLSGITNKFWARDLPSISAEPGKEYTVLPIWLTEDNMLYVQIVSESTVDAFGKLLYDMNTHCEKGKVPDSITVGEIVCGYVMSEEMWYRCEVLAVNDQQITVHLCDFGNQEQIHKESIRAFTSNFMRDQRFCMKVKLAGVSKYDSVARTKLQALIDGQKQLLLYSRGMEPLEFELFDASGRNVLTEEELNKEDRADATVVSESTSAANVSLLSGKPTPLGNSEPNGQAEKPVKVRLTSKMQLDIAEQPASAKTSSNGYKSDDAYFSAPKVTSESASNKIRMYEECKSTSLPISDKVTIIVLEASSPHAISVVPYESLDLYDKLEELSVTMNQYCNSRVGLYRPRVGEMCLAKFSEDDQWYRGVCIGSDVESAAVFFVDYGNHESVPHSRLCQIPDSFLELPCIALHCILKGISVEGVQEKAYERLPELLPKNTPMSVKVVSHNEEDGTYVIDVPSVVNSLVSEGLVCRES; this is translated from the exons ATGGCAGTGCAGATGCAGGGCTGGAACCCAAATGAGGTCGAAGATGCGCTGGCAGGATGGGATCCACGCAAAGAGCACTATATGAGCTATCAGAGTTCTGCTGTGGAGAGTGAAGGACCCTTAGCAAACTTTAGCCGTTCAGCCAATCT GGCCAGGACAAAGGAAAATGTATCAGAGCCATATGGACTCTATGTCAAAAATGTTCCCCTTCATATGAAACCT gaAAATCTGCAACATCTCTTCAGTGAATATGGGAAAGTTCTAAGTGTTTACGTCCGAAAGCACAAACCAGAGCAGAGTAATTTTAGGACCACCTGGGCGATCATCAAGGTGGAGAGTATGAG AGAAGTAATTGCTATGATTGGTGGACTGAATGATAAGCCTCCCTTGAATCTGAAAGTAGAGTTATCGCTAACTGAGGAGGAACGCGCAAGAAGACGTAGGGAGAAGGACCTGGAGCAGCAGTATCAGCAGGAG ATGGAAGAAGTAACTGCTAGTCGCATAGGTGCCTCCTCTGTCCCAGTGCAGGGTGGTATAGGGGCTAAACAACAAACCCCATGGGAAGTACAGACGaaaggggcaggaagagggagagtactTTCATCGATGTACGAG AGTAGCAATCCTGGGATTGGAGAGAGAGTTAATAAATCTAGTCCATATAGTAAAGGATTGTCTGATCAAAG GTATGAGTCACCAGCATCGAGATCCTCGGAGGTCAGCAAGCCAGTAGATGAT GCAGTCGTGGAGATAGGCTGTGGTAGTGTGGCCGTGGGATACAGGCGACCACGACCTTGCGTAGCCTGTGGTGTCTTGGGTCAGCTGAGATGCTCGGTTTGCAAGGCTTGGTACTGTGGAAAACTCTGCCAGGTGGATGACTGGTTTTATCACAGGGAAAAGTGTTCCCCTCCACC CCCTTTAGAAGATGCAGACAGCTACAGCAATTACCTTCTCTTGGACAGCCAAAAGAAACACACCAGTGAAGTCAGTCAATCCATGCAAAGCAAAGGGAACATAGGGAATGAACATAGGCTATTGGCTCCAGACATTCAGAATCCTTCATTTACCAGCAATGAGGATGATGGTCCAGTGCCCAGCGAGACTATTAGAAGTATTGTCCAAGAAGCTGTGGGAACTTCTTTTACCCAGAATGGTCAAGATGCTAAAATTTCAGCGGGATGGAAAGAGCAGGATTATTCGACAAACACAAAAGATACCAGGTTGAATCAGGTCTCAGAGAAAGGGATGTCATCCCGGAAGATTAATGGACACAGTCAGAAAATTCCCACAGGTAAATTAAGGAGGCCATACCATGCCATTGATGATTTTGGCAATGGAGAACCTAGTGTCAGTCCAGTTAAAGATGCAAGGGAAGGGAGCCAGAATAGCTCTGCTGATCAGTTACTAAATGGCTCAAGAAGTGAAGAGGTCATCACTCCGGACACCAAGTCTCTTTCCACCAATAAAGTGGAGAAATCAAATGTTACAGAAACTCAAGATACTACTCTCAGCAGACTTAGTAATGGTCCTCCAGCTACGTTAAGCAATGGTAGTCTACCTCCTGAGCAACGTACTCTAGCTGAAAAGGTTCAGGTTGGCTGCGAGTACCAAGGAGCTATCATATCCAACAAAGGTGACTACAGAACCTTCACATTAACCTTGATGGTGGAGTCATCAGATAGTGTTCTTGACCAAGTGCTAGAGGTTCTTCCTAGCATACCCATGGATCCAGACTTCAAAGCTGTGCGTGGTTCTCTAGTTGCTGCTTTATCCAAGCAGGATGGGTCATGGTATCGTGCATATGTTCATGatatagaggaaggggagtaCAGTGTGTGTCATATTGATTTTGGAGATGTGGAGAAGGTTGAAAAAGTCAAAGCTTTGCCTCCAGGACCTTTGAAAGATTTTCCTGGCCACTCGATGATTGGGAAATTGCATTCTTTGGTAAGGCCTGAGTATCAGAAAGAACTGGAGGCTCTTATTGTTCCCGACAAGCAGATAACTATCCAGGTAATGGGTAAGAAAACAAGCTCTCTCAAGGTTGGAGTTAAATCTGAGAATTCTGGCGAGATACTGGCATATTATATTTTACGGTCATGGTACACTGGCCTCCCAAATCTTGCACACCAAATCACACCCACAGGAAGTTTTTATGATGTAGAAGtgaataataattcaaaaagCTCTCCCATCAAAGGCTCTGCACCTCATGAAACTCATGTAGCCACCACAAAACAGACATCAGAGAGGGCTGCAGATGTATGTCAATTTGTTCCCCACTCAGTATTAGTTTCTGGGGTTgtgaaacagaaaggaaatgatCTCCTCAACACTGGGAGCAAAGTGGGAGGAACACACAAAAAATTAGAAATTGGCAGCAAGACAGACAAACCTTTGGAACATTCCTCTCCTAAATCCATGGGTGATATGCAGGAGACCTCTCAATCAGACAGAACCATAGGTGATGGTGAAAGTAAGCAAGATAGTGGTGGACTCTCAACTCCTAAAGGCAAATTGTCTGGTATCACCAATAAGTTTTGGGCACGGGATCTACCATCCATCAGTGCTGAACCAGGGAAAGAATATACAGTCCTTCCGATATGGTTAACGGAGGATAACATGTTGTATGTGCAGATTGTGTCTGAGAGCACTGTAGATGCTTTTGGGAAACTGCTGTATGATATGAATACCCACTGTGAGAAAG GTAAAGTTCCTGACAGCATCACTGTAGGTGAAATAGTTTGTGGATATGTTATGAGTGAAGAGATGTGGTACCGCTGTGAAGTGCTGGCAGTTAATGACCAACAGATTACAGTTCACCTTTGCGATTTTGGCAACCAAGAGCAGATTCACAAGGAGAGCATTCGGGCCTTTACAAGCAATTTCATGAGAGATCAGAGATTCTGTATGAAGGTGAAATTGGCTGGAGTGTCAAAGTATGATTCCGTTGCAAGAACAAAGTTACAGGCTCTTATAGATGGCCAGAAGCAGCTTCTGTTGTATTCTCGAGGAATGGAACCTTTAGAGTTTGAGCTTTTTGATGCTTCTGGAAGAAATGTGTTAACAGAGGAAGAACTAAATAAAGAGGATAGAGCTGATGCGACAGTGGTCAGTGAAAGCACATCTGCAGCCAATGTTTCCTTGTTATCAGGCAAGCCTACTCCTTTGGGAAACAGTGAGCCAAACGGTCAAGCAGAAAAGCCTGTCAAAGTAAGGCTAACAAGCAAAATGCAACTAGACATTGCAGAGCAGCCAGCATCAGCAAAGACCTCTTCAAATGGATACAAGTCAGACGATGCCTATTTTTCAGCACCAAAAGTGACATCAGAATCTG CATCCAATAAGATAAGAATGTATGAGGAATGTAAATCAACCTCCCTACCAATTTCTGACAAAGTAACCATCATCGTGTTGGAAGCAAGCAGCCCGCATGCCATAAGTGTAGTTCCATAT GAATCCTTAGACTTGTATGATAAGTTGGAAGAATTAAGTGTGACTATGAACCAGTACTGTAATAGCAGAGTAGGGCTATATAGACCACGTGTTGGTGAAATGTGCCTTGCAAAATTCAGTGAAG atGATCAGTGGTACCGAGGGGTGTGCATAGGTAGTGACGTTGAATCTGCGGCCGTGTTCTTCGTGGATTATGGAAACCATGAAAGTGTTCCCCATTCCAGGCTGTGTCAGATTCCAGATTCTTTCCTGGAATTACCATGCATTGCTCTTCATTGCATTTTGAAAG GCATATCCGTAGAAGGTGTGCAAGAGAAGGCTTATGAGCGCCTGCCGGAGCTGCTGCCGAAGAACACTCCCATGAGCGTTAAGGTTGTGAGCCACAACGAAGAGGACGGGACATATGTTATTGATGTACCATCGGTCGTTAATAGCCTTGTGTCAGAAGGCCTCGTTTGTAGGGAGAGCTAG